A stretch of Longimicrobiaceae bacterium DNA encodes these proteins:
- a CDS encoding rhodanese-like domain-containing protein, with protein MPEEVPEITPAELKARLDRGDSLTIVDVREPFEWDISNLAAHGARLIPMGELPGRLDEIDPADEVIVQCRSGHRSANVVQFLQANGYTRVLNLAGGINAWAGEVDPSLRTY; from the coding sequence ATGCCGGAAGAAGTGCCCGAGATCACCCCCGCCGAGCTGAAGGCCCGCCTGGACCGCGGCGACTCGCTCACCATCGTCGACGTGCGCGAGCCGTTCGAGTGGGACATCTCCAACCTGGCGGCGCACGGGGCGCGCCTCATCCCCATGGGCGAGCTGCCCGGGCGGCTGGACGAGATCGACCCGGCGGACGAGGTGATCGTGCAGTGCCGCAGCGGCCATCGCAGCGCCAACGTGGTGCAGTTCCTCCAGGCCAACGGCTACACGCGCGTCCTCAACCTGGCCGGCGGCATCAACGCGTGGGCCGGCGAGGTGGACCCG